The following proteins come from a genomic window of Canis lupus dingo isolate Sandy chromosome 20, ASM325472v2, whole genome shotgun sequence:
- the APC2 gene encoding adenomatous polyposis coli protein 2 isoform X3, producing MASSVAPYEQLVRQVEALKAENSHLRQELRDNSSHLSKLETETSGMKEVLKHLQGKLEQEAGVLVSLGQTEVLEQLKALQMDITSLYNLKFHTPALDPEPTARTPEGSPVHGSGPSKDSFGELGRATIRLLEELDRERCFLLNEIEKEEKEKLWYYSQLQGLSKRLDELPHVETQFSMQMDLIRQQLEFEAQHIRSLMEERFGTSDEMVQRAQIRASRLEQIDQELLSAQDRVQQTEPQALLAAKSVPVDEDPDTEVPTHPEDGVPQPGNSKVEVVFWLLSMLATRDQEDTARTLLAMSSSPESCVAMRRSGCLPLLLQILHGAEAGAGGRNGAPGAPGAKDARMRANAALHNIVFSQPDQGLARKEMRVLHVLEQIRAYCETCWDWLQARDAADGGAGGAPVPIEPQICQATCAVMKLSFDEEYRRAMNELGGLQAVAELLQVDYEMHKMTRDPLNLALRRYAGMTLTNLTFGDVANKATLCARRGCMEAIVAQLASESEELHQVVSSILRNLSWRADINSKKVLREVGSMTALMQCVLRASKESTLKSVLSALWNLSAHSTENKAAICQVDGALGFLVSTLTYKCQSNSLAIIESGGGILRNVSSLIATREDYRQVLRDHNCLQTLLQHLTSHSLTIVSNACGTLWNLSARSPRDQELLWDLGAVGMLRNLVHSKHKMIAMGSAAALRNLLAHRPAKYQITTTAVSPGACAPSLYVRKQRALEAELDTRRLAQALDHLEKQGLPEAEAEADAEAASKKPLPPLRHLDGLARDYASDSGCFDDDEAPSLATAAATAEPASPAVLSLFLGSPFLQGQALARAPPARRGGPEAEKETGGEVAVAARAKAKLALAVARIDRLVEDISALHTSSDDSFSLSSGDPGQEAPREGRAQSCSPCRRPEGRRQEASGRAHPLLRLKAAQASLSNDSLNSGSTGDGRCPREHTRPCPLAVLAEHREGSPCSQARPSRLDLHLPGGKEPASRDSSAADACVRTIKLSPTYQHVPLFEGNPRAAMGSMAPGARKEAWLPAEGLSKVPEKLAAEAVPLCLSRCSSLSSLSSAGRPGPSEAGDLDSDSSLEGLEEAGPSKADLDGAWLGPGAASLPVAIPTPQRGRGLGVEDTTPSSSSENCVQETPLVLSRCSSVSSLSSFESPSIASSVASDPCSGLGSGTVSPSELPDSPGQTMPPSRSKTPPLAPVPPGERESTQFSLQWESYVKRFLDIADRRERCRLPSELDAGSVRFTVEKPDENFSCASSLSALALHEHYVQKDVELRLLPPACPERGGGGGGGGGPGLHFAGHRRRDEAGGCLEGPAAGDQELELLRECLGAAVPARLRKVASALVPGRRALPVPVYMLVPAPARVDDSAEGTPVTFSSATSLSDETLQAPPQEPDRHKPAGREAPPRQATGHRHRAWGTGRSRVGLELPLRRPASACTEQYSGRPSPARGDRGDRGDGALQSLCLTTPTEEAVYCFYDDSDEDPPVAVAPPRRPSAIPRAVKREPPAGRKGVQAAPQPAEAPRVQPSLIADETPPCYSLSSSASSLSEPDPPAHPPARARAPKAAVTKAPGAAGASDGLRSPRAESGPLRRCVGSAVPRRRLQASAPRRRKPQAAQPDRRPAEGPRERDEAAGSDHASDLDSVEWRAIQEGANSIVTWLHQAAAAATPEASSGSDSGPSESGLSGASTLPRKGRRLQAGGQAGQAARPEKRDPAVAQRGTSGPEKLRGAQKPACRVPAVLRGRTVIYMPSAAPRAQPKGAPGTRAALRKMGPPSPAQPAAPANTPSPGQQRSRSLHRPGKISELAALSPPQRSTTPPARLAKAPSSGSSPASPASQPPTRRPPPGPQALGPLPGPGASLVPQTPTRALLSKQHKTQKSPVRIPFMQRPARRGPPPLARAAPEPGPRGRAGAEGSPGARGARLGLVRVASARSSGSESSDRSGFRRQLTFIKESPGLLRRRRSELSTPEAATPAAQGGSPRRGRPALPAVFLCSSRCDELRAAPRQVPVPEPTPAARPAPGERPARRPSSESPSRLPVRTPAARPETVKRYASLPHISVARRPDAAPPGPAADAARRSSDGEARPLPRVAAPGTTWRRIRDEDVPHILRSTLPATALPLMGAPPEEGPGGPPQRKTSDAVVQTEDFAATKTNSSTSPSLESRGPPQAPVSGPTALLGSDVDGPGPTKAPTSVPFIHEGLGVAAGGFPASRHGSPSRSARVPPFNYVPSPMVSATTDLAAEKAPTAAPASLLE from the exons ATGGCGAGCTCCGTGGCACCCTACGAGCAGCTGGTGCGGCAGGTGGAGGCCTTGAAGGCAGAGAACAGTCACCTGAGGCAGGAGCTGCGGGACAATTCCAGCCACCTGTCCAAGCTGGAGACGGAGACATCCGGCATGAAG GAGGTCCTCAAGCACCTACAAGGCAAGCTGGAGCAGGAGGCCGGAGTGCTGGTGTCCCTGGGGCAGACCGAGGTGCTGGAGCAGCTGAAAG ccctgcagatGGACATCACCAGCCTGTACAACCTCAAGTTCCACACCCCGGCCCTGGACCCGGAGCCCACCGCCCGGACTCCTGAAGGAAGTCCCGTCCACGGCTCGGGGCCCTCCAAGGACAGCTTCGGGGAGCTGGGCCGGGCTACCATCCGACTGCTGGAGGAGCTGGACCGCGAACG GTGTTTCCTGCTGAACGAGAtcgagaaggaggagaaggagaagctgtgGTATTACTCGCAGCTGCAGGGCCTGTCCAAGCGCCTGGACGAGCTCCCGCACGTGGAGACG CAGTTCTCGATGCAGATGGACCTGATCCGGCAGCAGCTGGAGTTCGAGGCCCAGCACATCCGCTCGCTGATGGAGGAGCGCTTCGGCACCTCGGACGAGATGGTGCAGCGCGCGCAG ATACGAGCTTCGCGCCTGGAGCAGATCGATCAGGAGCTGCTGTCGGCGCAGGACCGGGTGCAGCAGACCGAGCCCCAG GCCCTGCTGGCGGCGAAGTCAGTGCCGGTGGACGAGGACCCAGACACTGAGGTCCCCACGCACCCTGAGGATGGTGTCCCTCAGCCGGGCAACAGCAAG GTGGAGGTGGTCTTCTGGCTGCTGTCCATGCTGGCGACGCGGGACCAGGAGGACACGGCGCGCACCCTGCTGGCGATGTCCAGCTCCCCGGAGAGCTGCGTGGCTATGCGCCGCTCGGGGTGCCTGCCGCTGCTGCTGCAGATCCTGCACGGCGCCGAGGCTGGCGCGGGGGGTCGCAACGGAGCccccggggcgccgggggccAAGGACGCGCGCATGCGGGCCAACGCGGCGCTGCACAACATCGTCTTCTCGCAGCCGGACCAGGGCCTGGCGCGCAAGGAGATGCGCGTCCTGCACGTGCTGGAGCAGATCCGCGCCTACTGTGAGACCTGCTGGGACTGGCTGCAGGCCCGGGACGCCGCGGACGGGGGCGCGGGTGGCG CCCCCGTCCCCATCGAGCCTCAGATCTGCCAGGCCACCTGCGCCGTGATGAAGCTGTCCTTCGACGAGGAGTACCGCCGTGCCATGAACGAGCTGG GTGGGCTGCAGGCCGTGGCCGAGCTGCTGCAAGTGGATTACGAGATGCACAAGATGACGCGGGACCCGCTCAACCTCGCCCTGCGCCGATACGCCGGCATGACCCTCACCAACCTCACCTTCGGCGACGTGGCCAACAAG GCCACCCTGTGTGCCCGCCGGGGCTGCATGGAGGCCATCGTGGCCCAGCTGGCTTCCGAGAGCGAGGAGCTGCACCAG GTGGTGTCCAGCATCCTGCGCAACCTGTCCTGGCGGGCGGACATCAACAGCAAGAAGGTGCTGAGGGAGGTCGGGAGCATGACCGCCCTGATGCAGTGCGTCCTGCGAGCCTCCAAG GAGTCCACCCTGAAGAGCGTGCTCAGCGCCCTGTGGAACCTGTCAGCACACAGCACGGAGAACAAGGCGGCCATCTGCCAGGTGGACGGCGCGCTGGGCTTCCTGGTGAGCACGCTGACCTACAAGTGCCAGAGCAACTCCCTGGCCATCATCGAGAGCGGCGGCGGCATCCTGCGCAACGTGTCCAGCCTCATCGCCACGCGGGAGGACTACAG ACAGGTGCTCCGGGACCATAACTGCCTACAGACGCTGCTCCAGCACCTGACGTCCCACAGCCTGACCATCGTGAGCAACGCCTGCGGCACGCTCTGGAACCTGTCCGCCCGCAGCCCGCGCGATCAGGAGCTGCTGTGGGACCTGGGGGCCGTGGGCATGCTGCGCAACCTGGTGCACTCCAAGCACAAGATGATCGCCATGGGCAGCGCCGCCGCACTGCGCAACCTGCTGGCCCACCGGCCTGCCAAGTACCAGATCACCACCACGGCCGTGTCCCCCGGTGCCTGCGCTCCCAGCCTGTACGTGAGGAAGCAGCGGGCGCTGGAGGCCGAGCTGGACACGCGGCGCCTGGCACAGGCGCTCGACCACCTGGAGAAGCAGGGCCTgcccgaggccgaggccgaggccgacgCTGAGGCCGCCTCCAAGAAGCCCCTGCCGCCCCTGCGGCACCTGGACGGGCTGGCCCGGGACTACGCCTCAGACTCGGGCTGCTTCGACGACGACGAGGCGCCCTCCCTggccaccgccgccgccaccgcggAGCCTGCCAGCCCCGCCGTGCTGTCCCTCTTCCTGGGGAGCCCCTTCCTGCAGGGGCAGGCGCTGGCCCGCGCCCCTCCGGCCCGCCGTGGTGGCccggaggcagagaaggagaccGGCGGGGAGGTGGCAGTGGCGGCCAGGGCCAAGGCCAAGCTGGCGCTGGCAGTGGCACGGATCGACCGGCTGGTGGAGGACATCTCAGCCCTGCACACCTCGTCTGATGACAGCTTCAGCCTCAGCTCTGGGGACCCCGGGCAGGAGGCACCACGCGAGGGCCGTGCCCAGTCCTGCTCCCCTTGCCGGCGGCCCGAGGGCAGGCGGCAGGAGGCCAGCGGCCGTGCCCACCCGCTGCTGCGGCTCAAGGCCGCCCAGGCCAGCCTCTCCAACGACAGTCTCAACAGCGGCAGCACCGGTGACGGACGCTGTCCCCGTGAGCACACTCGGCCCTGCCCGCTGGCCGTGCTGGCGGAGCACCGGGAGGGGTCCCCGTGCAGCCAGGCGCGGCCCAGCCGGCTCGACCTCCATCTGCCAGGCGGCAAGGAGCCAGCGTCCCGGGACAGCTCTGCTGCCGACGCCTGTGTGCGCACCATCAAGCTGTCGCCCACCTACCAGCACGTCCCGCTCTTCGAGGGCAACCCCAGGGCCGCCATGGGGTCCATGGCCCCCGGAGCCCGGAAGGAGGCCTGGCTGCCCGCAGAGGGTCTGAGCAAGGTGCCGGAGAAGCTGGCGGCAGAGGCGGTGCCACTCTGCCTGTCCCGCTGCAGCTCCCTGTCCTCGCTGTCCTCGGCCGGCCGCCCAGGCCCTAGCGAGGCCGGGGACCTGGACAGTGACTCCTCCCTGGAGGGGCTAGAGGAGGCGGGACCCAGCAAGGCAGACCTGGACGGGGCCTGGCTTGGGCCTGGGGCCGCCTCCCTGCCCGtggccatccccaccccccagcggGGCCGCGGCCTGGGCGTTGAGGACACCACGCCGTCCAGCTCCTCGGAGAACTGCGTGCAGGAAACGCCGCTGGTGCTGAGCCGCTGCAGCTCGGTGAGCTCCCTGAGCAGTTTCGAGAGCCCGTCCATCGCCAGCTCTGTGGCCAGCGACCCGTGCAGTGGGCTGGGCAGCGGCACGGTCAGCCCCAGCGAGCTGCCCGACAGCCCCGGGCAGACCATGCCACCCAGCCGTAGCAAGACGCCGCCGCTGGCCCCGGTGCCCCCCGGCGAGCGCGAGAGCACCCAGTTCAGCTTGCAGTGGGAGAGCTACGTGAAGCGCTTCCTGGACATCGCGGACCGCCGCGAGCGCTGCCGGCTTCCGTCGGAGCTGGACGCCGGGAGCGTGCGCTTCACGGTGGAGAAGCCGGACGAGAACTTCTCGTGCGCTTCCAGCCTCAGCGCGCTGGCCCTGCACGAGCACTACGTGCAGAAGGACGTGGAACTGCGGCTGCTGCCCCCCGCCTGCCCTgagcgcgggggcggcggcggcggcggcggcggccccggcctGCACTTTGCTGGGCACCGGCGGCGGGACGAGGCCGGCGGCTGCCTTGAGGGGCCGGCGGCCGGCGACCAGGAGCTGGAGCTGCTGCGTGAGTGCCTGGGGGCGGCGGTGCCCGCCCGGCTCCGCAAGGTGGCCTCGGCGCTGGTGCCCGGCCGCCGCGCGCTGCCCGTGCCCGTCTACATGCTggtgcccgcccccgcccgggtgGACGACTCCGCCGAGGGCACGCCCGTCACTTTCTCCAGTGCCACCTCACTTAGCGACGAGACGCTGCAGGCGCCTCCCCAGGAGCCGGACAGACATAAGCCCGCCGGCCGGGAGGCCCCCCCCAGGCAGGCCACCGGGCACAGGCACAGGGCGTGGGGCACGGGCCGCAGCCGGGTGGGGCTGGAGCTGCCCCTTCGCCGGCCGGCGAGCGCCTGCACTGAGCAGTACAGCGGCCGCCCCAGCCCGGCGCGAGGGGACCGAGGGGACCGAGGGGACGGGGCGCTGCAGTCTCTGTGCCTCACGACGCCCACCGAGGAGGCCGTGTACTGCTTCTACGACGACTCCGACGAGGATCCACCCGTGGCCGTGGCACCCCCGCGGCGACCGTCCGCCATCCCCCGGGCCGTGAAGAGAGAGCCCCCGGCTGGCAGGAAGGGGGTGCAGGCCGCGCCCCAGCCCGCGGAGGCCCCCCGCGTGCAGCCCAGCCTCATCGCCGACGAGACCCCGCCCTGCTACTCCCTGAGCTCCTCCGCCAGTTCCCTCAGCGAGCCCGACCCCCCTGCGCACCCGCCCGCCCGGGCCCGAGCTCCCAAGGCCGCTGTCACCAAGGCCCCCGGCGCTGCGGGCGCGAGCGACGGCCTCCGGAGCCCGCGGGCCGAGTCGGGGCCGCTGCGCCGCTGCGTCGGTTCCGCGGTGCCCCGGCGCCGGCTCCAGGCGTCAGCCCCGCGGCGCCGCAAGCCCCAGGCCGCCCAGCCAGACAGGCGGCCGGCGGAGGGGCCCCGCGAGCGGGACGAGGCCGCGGGCTCGGACCACGCCTCCGACCTCGACAGCGTCGAGTGGCGCGCCATCCAGGAGGGCGCCAACTCCATCGTCACGTGGCTGCACCAGGCGGCCGCGGCGGCCACCCCCGAGGCCTCGTCCGGGTCTGACTCCGGCCCGTCCGAGTCGGGGCTGTCGGGGGCCTCCACCCTGCCCAGGAAGGGCCGGCGGCTGCAGGCGGGGGGCCAGGCGGGCCAGGCGGCGAGGCCGGAGAAGCGGGACCCTGCGGTGGCGCAGCGCGGCACGAGCGGCCCCGAGAAGCTGCGGGGCGCGCAGAAGCCCGCGTGCAGGGTGCCGGCCGTGCTCCGGGGCCGGACCGTGATCTATATGCCCAGCGCGGCCCCCCGGGCCCAGCCCAAAGGCGCCCCCGGCACCCGCGCGGCCCTGAGGAAGATGGGCCCCCCGAGTCCCGCGCAGCCCGCAGCGCCTGCCAACACCCCGAGCCCCGGGCAGCAGCGGTCCCGGAGCCTGCACCGGCCGGGCAAGATCTCGGAGCTGGCGGCGCTGAGCCCTCCGCAGAGGAGCACCACGCCGCCCGCCCGCCTGGCCAAGGCCCCCTCCTCCGgctcctcccccgcctccccggcctcccagcCGCCCACGAGGAggccgcccccgggcccccaggccctgggacccCTACCCGGCCCGGGGGCATCCCTGGTGCCCCAGACGCCCACGCGGGCCCTGCTGTCCAAGCAGCACAAGACGCAGAAGTCACCGGTGCGGATCCCCTTCATGCAGAGGCCGGCCCGGCGGGGGCCACCGCCGctggccagggcagccccggagCCGGGCCCCAGGGGCCGGGCGGGAGCCGAGGGAAGCCCCGGCGCGCGGGGGGCCCGTCTGGGCCTGGTGCGCGTGGCGTCCGCGCGCTCCAGCGGCAGCGAGTCCTCCGACCGCTCGGGCTTCCGGCGGCAGCTGACCTTTATCAAGGAGTCACCGGGCCTGCTGCGCCGCCGCCGGTCCGAACTGTCCACGCCCGAGGCTGCGACCCCCGCCGCCCAGGGCGGCTCCCCCCGGCGCGGTCGCCCTGCGCTGCCTGCCGTCTTCCTCTGCTCCTCGCGCTGCGACGAGCTGCGGGCAGCCCCCCGGCAGGTGCCCGTCCCCGAGCCGACCCCCGCGGCCAGGCCCGCTCCCGGCGAGCGGCCCGCCCGGCGCCCCAGCTCCGAGAGCCCGTCCCGCCTGCCCGTGCGCACGCCGGCCGCGCGGCCCGAGACGGTCAAGCGGTACGCCTCCCTGCCGCACATCAGCGTGGCCCGCAGGCCGGACGCCGCCCCCCCAGGGCCCGCAGCCGACGCCGCCCGCCGCAGCAGCGATGGGGAGGCGCGGCCACTGCCAAGGGTGGCGGCGCCGGGCACCACGTGGCGTCGCATCCGGGACGAGGACGTCCCACACATCCTGCGGAGCACGCTGCCCGCCACCGCCCTGCCACTGATGGGCGCCCCGCCCGAGGAGGGCCCCGGCGGCCCCCCGCAGCGCAAGACCAGCGACGCGGTGGTCCAGACAGAGGACTTCGCTGCCACGAAGACCAACTCCAGCACGTCCCCGAGCCTGGAAAGCAGGGGCCCCCCCCAGGCCCCGGTCAGCGGCCCCACCGCCCTCCTGGGCAGTGATGTGGACGGGCCTGGTCCCACCAAGGCGCCCACCTCTGTTCCCTTCATCCACGAAGGCCTGGGGGTGGCTGCGGGGGGCTTTCCCGCCAGCCGGCACGGCTCCCCCAGCCGCTCGGCCCGTGTGCCCCCCTTCAACTACGTGCCCAGCCCCATGGTGTCAGCCACCACTGACTTGGCTGCAGAGAAAGCCCCCACCGCTGCCCCTGCCAGCCTCCTGGAATAG